The following are encoded together in the Bombus affinis isolate iyBomAffi1 chromosome 6, iyBomAffi1.2, whole genome shotgun sequence genome:
- the LOC126917508 gene encoding uncharacterized protein LOC126917508 → MRNLTDLIDNILPIFRHPMIASFRRKEEISEKKLNEYARHIDNIRRYFDAEISDEEVRHYLHVLMFDRMIFRSLECKTKDSDTLESIKGIKRKEDLNETMRNEAFAASPKRSKSLPSLTSKLTPELHFLSDGNIDYGKIVPDIVECSPLFDLIDPRELLVPGYLEKNVFKTRVLDRARLEDFSDVELLSEAIFLQFLYECLLAFDRVDLRYFEPTDSLLLCFCNKWKINGVSTEERMSSIRTPVRLRDFCKYVVPEEKDWLRREEELYRLQTAKSMERLMRKSAEIYEETMLFRDEDFILPGTLKAKDSEASRDLDRQKSSLDVGKRTFYPCDSISRSSLIQSSFVDVSPLTPVEEMTNAAKKRKKSPKEGKKRNDKSSSRRISSKKSIADEISPLITGKVSLAPPDTEREPVYDFVGYDLERLRVQVTNRKKTFYSADDTLVQVEIDDWLYKSKNLRITVTLHGYSLRLFHRIDGPETNEIFHVTSRIGIILAFQKMLASSLFDKFALDASKNRFHTWQDMNVEQRISWPTGLLIEPIIGDGPDNPYYIKQSYIPKGYVNPEGDREICRRFLRNGTVLKYLDDGRVTVLRPNGVIVNCIAFEELQVERHENYDEQVNFPKNGSGICNFCELRRALKMYPYSTFKGDRPKEPKVLSKIKRKPMTGFKSRLLEADEVDSVSAQQNLTMDRDDVLSTMGNTVKVSRYTVLNDDGGLYEVLDDLIVSEQHRLLVRIASDYEVDEKFTRRADGTNMLLNSNGELIVRYPGTFQRICHFVGRVPISARYYISFNEIDTSKSDKTFEKLHGTRITIGYTIEKEPVMCDWTEEEILLYFVSDGIKEDEQQHYIDPSLSNLKYVDEASLPKVNADYQKKINELLIRDSFVSVLLTCRMEHKNYATVFYDQSAVNCTLSMPDDLRVSISRRGHYEVSMADGVNLKVIKTC, encoded by the exons ATGCGAAACCTGACAGATTTGATCGACAACATTTTGCCCATTTTCCGGCATCCAATGATCGCGAGTTTTCGTCGAAAGGAGGAAATCTCTGAGAAAAAATTGAACGAATACGCCCGTCACATCGATAACATTCGACGTTATTTCGACGCGGAGATAAGCGACGAAGAGGTTCGACATTATTTGCACGTATTAATGTTCGACAGAATGATATTTCGATCGTTAGAGTGTAAAACCAAAGATTCAGATACGCTAGAAAGTATAAAAGgtataaaaaggaaagaagatttgAACGAGACGATGCGAAACGAAGCCTTCGCGGCCTCACCGAAACGTAGCAAATCTTTGCCGAGCCTAACCTCGAAATTGACGCCGGAACTCCATTTTCTCAGCGATGGTAACATCGATTACGGGAAAATCGTTCCAGATATCGTCGAGTGTTCGCCGCTGTTCGACCTGATAGACCCTCGTGAATTATTAGTCCCGGGTTATTTGGAAAAGAACGTGTTCAAGACAAGAGTATTGGATAGAGCTCGTCTCGAAGATTTCAGCGACGTCGAACTATTATCGGAGGCAATTTTTCTACAGTTTCTTTACGAGTGTCTCCTTGCGTTCGATCGCGTCGATCTCCGATACTTCGAACCTACCGACTCTCTGTTGCTGTGTTTCTGTAACAAGTGGAAAATCAATGGAGTAAGCACCGAGGAAAGAATGTCTAGCATTCGGACGCCGGTCCGACTTCGTGATTTCTGCAAATACGTAGTGCCCGAGGAGAAGGATTGGCTACGTCGGGAGGAGGAGCTGTACAGATTGCAGACGGCCAAGTCCATGGAAAGATTGATGAGAAAAAGTGCCGAGATATACGAGGAGACGATGCTGTTCCGTGACGAGGACTTCATTCTCCCTGGGACACTAAAAGCAAAAGATTCGGAAGCCAGCAGGGATCTTGATAGGCAAAAAAGTAGTTTAGATGTCGGTAAGAGGACGTTCTATCCTTGCGACTCAATCTCCAGGTCTTCTTTAATCC AATCTTCTTTCGTAGATGTATCGCCCCTTACTCCTGTAGAAGAAATGACGAACGCcgcaaaaaagagaaagaagagccCTAAGGAAGGCAAAAAGAGGAACGACAAATCGTCCAGTCGAAGGATCAGTTCGAAGAAGTCAATCGCCGATGAAATCTCTCCATTGATTACTGGGAAAGTGTCACTGGCCCCACCTGATACCGAGAGGGAACCAGTTTATGATTTCGTAGGTTATGATCTTGAGAGATTACGTGTACAAGTGACAAATCGCAAGAAAACGTTTTACTCGGCCGACGATACTTTGGTACAAGTAGAAATAGACGATTGGCTTTACAAGTCCAAGAACTTACGAATCACGGTTACTCTGCACGGATACAGTTTACGATTGTTTCATAGAATCGATGGTCCTGAAACGAACGAGATATTCCACGTAACGAGTAGAATCGGTATTATCCTTGCTTTTCAGAAGATGCTGGCGTCCTCAC tatttgataaatttgCACTAGATGCGTCAAAGAATCGTTTTCACACCTGGCAAGACATGAACGTCGAGCAAAGAATCTCGTGGCCGACGGGATTACTGATAGAACCAATCATCGGTGACGGTCCGGATAATCCATATTACATTAAACAGTCCTACATACCAAAGGGATACGTCAACCCCGAAGGTGATCGTGAAATTTGCAGAAGATTTCTGAGAAATGGCACTGTTCTAAAATATCTGGACGATGGCAGAGTAACAGTCCTTCGTCCTAACGGAGTAATCGTCAATTGTATAGCTTTCGAGGAGCTTCAAGTCGAGCGACACGAAAATTACGATGAGCAGGTCAACTTCCCAAAAAATGGTTCAGGTATTTGCAAT TTTTGTGAATTGAGACGAGCCTTGAAAATGTATCCGTATTCCACTTTTAAAGGCGACAGACCGAAAGAGCCGAAGGTTCTATCTAAAATCAAGAGAAAGCCAATGACTGGCTTCAAGTCTCGGTTGCTCGAAGCGGACGAGGTAGATTCTGTGTCTGCACAGCAGAATTTAACGATG GATCGTGACGACGTTCTGTCAACGATGGGCAACACGGTCAAAGTGTCACGGTACACAGTGTTGAATGACGACGGTGGGCTGTACGAGGTGCTAGACGACTTGATCGTAAGTGAACAGCATCGATTACTCGTGAGAATAGCGTCAGACTACGAGGTCGACGAGAAATTCACGCGTCGCGCCGACGGTACCAACATGTTGCTGAATTCCAATGGAGAATTGATCGTCAGATACCCAGGTACGTTTCAGCGTATCTGCCACTTTGTGGGGCGGGTTCCGATTTCTGCGCgctattatatttcgtttaatgaGATCGATACATCTAAATCGGATAAAACCTTCGAGAAGTTAC ACGGTACGCGTATCACGATTGGCTACACTATAGAAAAGGAGCCAGTGATGTGTGACTGGACCGAGGAAGAAATTCTCCTATACTTCGTTTCTGATGGAATAAAGGAAGACGAGCAGCAGCACTACATCGATCCGTCGTTATCGAATCTGAAATACGTCGATGAAGCTTCTTTGCCGAAAGTGAACGCGGATTACCAGAAGAAAATAAACGAGCTATTGATCAGGGACAGTTTCGTCTCCGTCTTGTTGACGTGTCGCATGGAACACAAGAACTATGCCACCGTGTTCTACGATCAGTCAGCAGTTAACTGCACTTTATCGATGCCGGACGATCTTCGAGTCAGCATATCGAGAAGAGGTCATTACGAAGTTTCGATGGCGGACGGAGTTAATCTAAAGGTAATCAAAACCTGTTAG